In one window of Pseudoalteromonas sp. N1230-9 DNA:
- a CDS encoding GAF domain-containing sensor histidine kinase has translation MRQQLVQLLYGVSISSDLDSGNVELAERLILNAVLDGLEIGRAGIWLLNEENTAIECRLLLDRENGKEIQMLVLPRDAYPDYFKALDTQRTITAVNAHTDPATYEFSESYLTPLNIGAMLDAPIRYKGKMIGIFCCEHIGGEREWTEDECSFIGALADLYGRALSAQENERINAELERANQHLEHRVAERTRTLEKTLNELTEMQEKLIESEKMASLGNLVAGIAHEVNTPIGIAVTANSSAKDKLTELDKLISANTLTKHALLEGMNHLNECIKISFTNLERAAKLISDFKQTAVDQSSLNLLETQIKAYLENIVHSLVPLTRSHNVTVNIDCADDLTLITVPGALSQIILNLVNNSCVHGFIGKEHNVIDISVHLDDEKGIYTLCYKDNGCGMTDEVMHKVFEPFFTTKRGTGGSGLGMSIVYNLATQALQGEINVASQPNQGVSVTLKLPINIA, from the coding sequence ATGCGCCAACAACTAGTCCAACTACTCTATGGAGTATCAATATCTTCAGATCTTGATAGTGGTAACGTTGAATTAGCTGAACGTTTAATTTTAAATGCAGTGTTAGACGGTCTAGAAATAGGCAGAGCGGGTATTTGGTTACTGAATGAAGAAAATACGGCTATCGAATGTCGCCTTTTACTTGATAGAGAAAATGGCAAAGAAATTCAAATGCTAGTGCTTCCAAGAGACGCCTACCCTGATTACTTTAAAGCCCTTGATACGCAACGGACTATTACCGCTGTTAATGCTCACACCGACCCTGCGACTTACGAATTTAGTGAAAGTTACCTCACCCCTTTAAACATAGGTGCCATGCTTGATGCGCCAATACGCTACAAAGGAAAAATGATAGGGATATTTTGCTGTGAACATATAGGGGGAGAACGAGAGTGGACTGAAGATGAATGTTCATTTATTGGCGCATTAGCAGATCTGTATGGGCGTGCGCTGTCGGCACAGGAGAATGAGCGAATAAATGCAGAGTTAGAAAGGGCTAACCAACATTTAGAGCACCGTGTGGCAGAGCGAACCCGCACTCTTGAAAAAACGCTAAATGAGCTTACAGAAATGCAAGAAAAGCTTATTGAGTCTGAAAAAATGGCTTCTTTGGGTAACTTAGTTGCAGGTATTGCTCATGAGGTAAATACACCGATTGGTATTGCTGTTACAGCAAATAGTTCAGCAAAAGATAAACTTACTGAGCTTGATAAACTCATAAGTGCCAATACGTTAACCAAGCACGCGTTGCTAGAAGGAATGAATCATTTAAATGAATGCATAAAAATTTCATTTACTAACTTAGAGCGTGCCGCAAAACTGATCAGCGATTTCAAGCAAACTGCGGTTGATCAATCTTCGTTAAATTTATTAGAAACTCAAATTAAAGCCTACCTCGAGAATATCGTTCACAGTTTAGTGCCTCTAACACGCAGCCATAATGTTACTGTTAATATTGACTGTGCAGATGACCTTACACTAATAACTGTTCCAGGAGCACTCAGTCAAATCATTTTAAATTTAGTGAATAATAGTTGTGTACACGGTTTTATTGGGAAAGAACACAATGTGATTGATATTAGCGTTCACCTAGATGATGAAAAGGGAATATACACACTTTGCTATAAAGATAATGGCTGTGGAATGACTGATGAGGTGATGCATAAAGTATTTGAACCATTTTTTACCACTAAGCGTGGCACAGGTGGAAGCGGTTTGGGAATGTCGATAGTGTATAACCTTGCAACCCAAGCCTTGCAAGGCGAAATTAACGTCGCTAGTCAGCCTAATCAAGGTGTCTCAGTCACCTTAAAACTGCCTATTAATATAGCTTAA
- a CDS encoding helix-turn-helix transcriptional regulator gives MRSEQAVKMAQKLGDLIRQHRTLHYTQSTFAKMIGVSRSTVQKLEQGDVVKSDILFEALVVLNLQGALLDEINELAADVGGYNARQRKRNSPQEINDDF, from the coding sequence ATGCGTTCTGAGCAGGCTGTAAAAATGGCACAAAAACTGGGAGATTTGATTCGCCAGCACCGAACTCTTCATTATACGCAAAGTACATTTGCGAAAATGATTGGGGTATCACGTTCGACTGTACAAAAGTTAGAACAAGGTGATGTCGTGAAAAGTGATATTCTTTTTGAAGCACTGGTTGTACTTAACTTACAAGGAGCGCTTCTTGACGAAATAAATGAATTAGCAGCCGACGTAGGTGGATACAATGCTCGCCAACGTAAACGAAATTCACCACAGGAAATTAATGATGACTTCTGA
- a CDS encoding type II toxin-antitoxin system HipA family toxin, with protein MTSECYVFIDGLEEKPIICGYFKLDNQSGRGEFNYGKSYLARSDAFALDPIHLPLKSGIFSYTANKGVFGVLSDAGANSWGRKLILSLHNTKPKNELEFLLAGSGYGVGALVFSLSRSASKHKTNKNTLSDLALLNQAKDDLLANKTISEEAKKAFEFGQSMGGARPKTSIQIDNKLYLAKFNRQDDLFNLVRAEHAAMKMAEQLGINTAPTFIHETHTGDVLLVERFDVCNGLPTHHFLSANSLLQKPKIAMSDLSSNYSYGQLAEFIRHQTIQNAGDAEELFKRMVFNAYIGNTDDHTRNHAFLYSFSQKNWRLSPAYDITPINNSKQHGLGFGDDGRYASKSNFLSQAKRFGLATSAAKNIIKEIEEYCKDWPIHFKHFADVSDEDITRLKGVIPEINEG; from the coding sequence ATGACTTCTGAGTGCTATGTATTTATAGATGGTTTAGAAGAAAAACCCATTATCTGTGGTTACTTTAAATTAGATAATCAATCGGGTCGCGGTGAGTTCAACTATGGTAAGAGTTATTTAGCCCGAAGCGATGCCTTTGCTCTAGACCCAATACATCTTCCATTAAAGTCAGGGATTTTTAGTTACACCGCTAATAAAGGAGTGTTTGGCGTATTGAGTGATGCAGGAGCTAACTCATGGGGCCGCAAGTTAATTCTTTCGCTTCATAATACAAAACCTAAAAACGAGCTAGAGTTTTTACTAGCAGGCTCTGGGTATGGTGTAGGAGCTCTTGTTTTTAGTCTCTCTCGAAGTGCCTCAAAACATAAAACTAACAAAAACACCTTGTCTGATTTAGCCTTACTAAACCAAGCTAAAGATGACTTGCTGGCGAATAAAACAATTTCAGAAGAAGCTAAGAAAGCATTTGAGTTTGGCCAAAGCATGGGGGGAGCTAGACCAAAGACCTCTATACAAATTGACAACAAACTCTACTTAGCAAAATTCAATCGCCAAGATGATTTATTCAATTTAGTCAGAGCCGAGCATGCTGCAATGAAAATGGCAGAACAGCTTGGCATTAATACTGCTCCTACCTTCATTCATGAAACACATACCGGTGATGTGCTACTTGTTGAGCGATTTGATGTATGCAATGGTTTACCAACACACCACTTTTTAAGTGCAAATAGCTTACTTCAAAAACCCAAAATTGCTATGAGTGACCTTTCAAGTAACTACTCATATGGTCAATTAGCTGAATTCATTAGGCATCAAACAATACAAAATGCAGGCGATGCTGAAGAGCTGTTTAAGCGAATGGTGTTCAATGCGTATATTGGTAATACAGATGATCACACTCGCAATCATGCATTCCTATATTCATTTTCACAAAAAAATTGGCGATTAAGTCCAGCCTATGACATCACTCCAATCAACAACTCAAAACAACATGGTCTTGGCTTTGGCGATGATGGGCGTTATGCAAGTAAAAGCAATTTTTTATCTCAGGCAAAACGGTTTGGATTAGCAACTTCAGCAGCAAAAAATATCATTAAAGAGATAGAAGAATATTGCAAAGATTGGCCGATTCACTTTAAACACTTTGCAGACGTTAGTGATGAAGATATCACTCGTTTAAAAGGTGTAATTCCCGAAATAAATGAAGGTTGA
- a CDS encoding tetratricopeptide repeat protein, with amino-acid sequence MRYILLLITLLMSLSTLASAQNETENRPALTEAEQQQALDKLQEPMYKPLLERYILDELKAVRQDQQKLREDVTKQVAHTQLDTADRALTYTTDTINNVFFIITITASILVLVGWNSLRDVKNKVEDIVNTRVSAITKEYEERLKVLEEKLRERSEEILLNQQKISITNEVHSLWMRANLESDVANKIEIFDEILKRKPEDVEAIAYKADALLEINETGEAIELCNQALEIDSDYGYAYWQRACAYALLHKHADAIADIRMSLEYSPNLRNELLHESAFASLHDNESFNSLVNETA; translated from the coding sequence ATGCGTTATATCTTACTATTAATTACCCTATTAATGAGCCTTTCAACCCTTGCTAGTGCTCAAAACGAAACAGAAAACCGCCCTGCGCTGACAGAAGCCGAGCAACAGCAAGCTCTCGATAAGCTACAAGAGCCTATGTATAAACCGCTCTTAGAGCGCTATATTCTTGATGAGCTTAAAGCTGTGCGCCAAGATCAACAAAAGTTACGCGAAGATGTAACAAAACAAGTCGCTCACACTCAATTAGATACTGCTGATCGTGCTTTAACTTATACAACGGACACGATAAATAATGTCTTCTTCATTATCACGATTACTGCATCGATCTTGGTTTTAGTAGGCTGGAATTCATTACGCGATGTGAAAAATAAAGTAGAAGACATCGTAAATACACGCGTGAGTGCGATCACTAAAGAATATGAAGAACGTCTTAAAGTATTAGAAGAGAAGCTACGTGAACGTTCTGAAGAGATTCTGCTCAATCAGCAAAAGATCTCAATCACAAACGAAGTGCACTCTTTATGGATGCGAGCTAATTTAGAAAGTGATGTTGCGAATAAGATTGAAATATTCGATGAAATTTTAAAACGTAAACCAGAAGATGTTGAAGCTATTGCCTACAAAGCAGATGCGCTACTTGAGATAAACGAAACAGGCGAAGCAATCGAGTTATGTAATCAAGCACTTGAAATAGATAGTGACTATGGTTATGCGTATTGGCAACGAGCCTGTGCGTATGCTTTATTACACAAACATGCAGATGCGATTGCTGATATTCGTATGTCTTTGGAATATTCACCAAATCTTCGCAATGAATTATTACATGAAAGTGCCTTTGCAAGCTTACATGATAATGAAAGCTTCAATTCGTTGGTAAACGAAACGGCTTAG